From the genome of Gambusia affinis linkage group LG04, SWU_Gaff_1.0, whole genome shotgun sequence:
ttaaaaacaaaaaatgtgaaaaatctttgcaaaaaaaaaaaagaacaaaaacatataattaaaaaaaacaatgacaaaaaatggaaatgattttgGTGATGAAATCaaagaatgtttgtttgttatatttGCCAGTTCTTTCACTGGGAGGGGGGTGAAAACCGTGGGGGCAATAAAGTTAGATAAGACTTTAACTAACCTTAGGAGGGGGGTGGTAAAAAAAGGAACAGAGGATTTTAAATAGCAGAACAATGCATACATAGCTTTTCTTTGATGAAAAACAATTCCCTTTGAGAGTAAAGAGTTGCCTGAACCTGAATCTGGTGATGTTGTTCCCATTTATTCTGGCTATGAAGTCccttctttttctccctttctctgaccatctctttctcttcctcggTTTCTTTCTCTATCCTGCTGTTTCTAAAAGtgcattttgtaatttaaaactgaattctTCCTAAAGAACCAGAATAAACCAGAGAGAATGCATTATACCCACCCTTCAGTCTGCTTCTTTTGTCCAACCCCTGAACACTCTTACATGTTTAGGATCGGACGTGACagcatttttgtggttttgccgGCAGTCTTCGCAGATTCCTAAAAGACTCGAACAGCTGTTGTTGTTCGTTATGAGGAAAAGaggtttttcataatttaatggaCTAATTTTAGCCGCTGCTAAACATTTAGAAGGCATTCTAAACGATTTGGACTGGGCAATAAATTGAACTTAAAAAGGCATTTTTGAGCATTTGTACACTTTCGCCTTTTCAACTGTGCCCAACCATGTTAATTATAGTGTAGTTGTGTTCATCTATATACCCAAAGTTAAGAACTGTAGAAAtagacaaaagaaagaaaccaaaagttgtaaatattttagtgcaTCATACCAAATGTTTGCCTTTCAGCATAACACAATGTGCAAGACTCCACCTTAAATATGAGCTCATAAGGTGGAGATTTATATGGCAATTCGTCCTTTGAGGAGAAAGAAGTGTTGCACGAGTGCAAGAGCTTGAAGATCTAATGAACCGGCACCCTACCGGGGAATTATAAAGCGCATGTGATGAACCCCTCCCTTCTGCAAATTCAAGATGAGGAAAAAACTCCAATCCAAACACCTAAATTCTGCCGGAGTAGAGGTGAGTATAAATTCTGTTTAGCCGTCAGTAttacttaaatttatttgattttaatttgatttattgtgattgTGCAGAAAACTGTACAATGAAATTAGCAGTGCAACTGTTCTTATGGcatttataaacaaacagtCAGAACATATAAGACTTGTGTGATCTGGGGGGAAAAAGTCTCTGTGGTGGGCAGGTCTATCGGGAGCTGCTCTTCATTCAGCCTGTTGATGGTGGATGCAGAGTTGGTGGTGGTCTATGAGGCGGAAGCTcggaaactgcagcttcaaggaggagcttcgtcattgaaggcggggctagctCCTCCCAGGCGCTTTGCACAGCTGAAAAACGGGAGactaaagaatttctcaaacatgcatgaaaaaagcaaagcaacacTCTGGGTATGTAtctgatgagggaaaaacattacattaagtaAAGCTCATGTAATGTCAATTtaacataatactgcccctttaactgTAAAACAAGCCACATGAAATGCTGAATAAGATTATTTTAAGGGCTGCTCTTATGGTTGGTTGAGGTTTAGGCAAGTGACAGAAGTTTTAGAAGATGCAAATGtaaatagttttgcaaagaCATTGACTCTGCctcctgtttttctctgtctctgttttgcGCTACGTCACTGTTGAGAACGGTCTGTGGCTGAATGCGTCTCACCTGCACATTCATGCGCAGTCTGCTACACGTTCCCCTCGGGTCTCATGTCTGTGGCATCCCCTCCCCATTCCTACTTTATTCATCGACCCCCTTCTTTTAATAATTACTGAATCAATATGTCTTCCTCCTGTTCTGTGTGTATTCTGCCGCTGACCTGTCCGCTCCGCACCCACTCAACCCACACTAAGAGCACGAAAACACGCAACCGTGTTCAATTTGATTTAGctgaaaagataaaattatCTGAGCTTGAAGGTCACTAAAAGCATTACCTCGAGCCATTAAACTGCCCACGGCACcattctctcacacacacacacacacgctgtcAGATGTTTCATGAGCCCCGTCCTTCCGCAGCTCGGTCCTAAAATAGTCTCCCCCTACATTTTCAGCCGCCTCTCGGCAGCAgtgcatcacttcctgtctgtgccAGCTCTGCAGCAGCCACACGCAGTCAAATACACTCCCACATGGACATCAACATCATCGTTTACATTCATAACAAGCTAATCTTCtaccaaaagaaaacatcaaacgATTCACAAACACCATTCTCATGTATTATCTCCAATTAAGTAAGCAGGGACAACAATGCTGACaacttcctctccttctccagATAAACACACAAGTCAATGATACAACTTCATGATCATTGAATCTCAAAATAAGGTCAAGGTCATTCACATAAAGTcttttagatttacattttctttgtcagaaaaatgatatttttaactCAGTGATGTTAATAAGGTCACGTTCATGCAAACTGAATGTAAGTTAATTTAAACACTAAAAGATTAAGACATAAACCTAGCTTGCCGAGGTTTGTTGGCGAATATGAATTTTTGTTAAACCAACATCACAGGGAAGAGATGCAATATATACTGTGTGGAGGCATTGCTACGAAATTTCACAATGCTACTCAAACATTGCAGCAGCAACGCAGTAAAAATACTTGATCTCATGCTGCACTATGCAGACGCTCTGTCTGCACTGGTGAAGATTTACGGTGTTTTCATCACCTTCTTTTCAACTCGGTAAGATGTGCCATACAACTGGGAGTGGAGTGATGACTTAGTCCCCAGTCAGCCATGTTGGAAAAGTTGCTGAATTACAAATTTGTTTAACTCTGCAGCACTGCAGCGCATTAAATACATCAGTATCTTCACAAGTTTGGTCaagcacataaaaacaaacgttaaacattaaaagtgctacttttaatgtttattaagatttttttttttttttaaaacagccaGGATATTCAAATGGATTAATTTTGAGCAGCTGCTTCTCTAAGGATAACTCTTCTACAATGTTATTCTAACTATACAGTAATTTTTATACAGTTGCCACAACAGACACAATTTTAAGACCGCctcataaataatttgattcTGAACAAATAACCGTGGTAGGATATGTTATGACCTCATGGTCTGTGCTCCTTCATGCTGccttttaaaatgcatcatttgtttacattttaatccctctttcaaataaaaataaaaggttttgttgcATAAGATTGGCGATCTAATGCAGCGATAAAATGTGTCTGCACCTACGCACATCTGCACCCAGCTCCTCTCTTCGTCACTCTGTTTATCTGCCTCCATCGCGGGCAGGACCGCGGCGGCGGACGGATGAATGCATGCATCCTGTGACATTTCCGgtcctgttctttttttagctCCGAAGCTGTCAGAGTTCCACGTCACTGCGACTGTCTGGCCTCTGCACTCTGCATCTTAATCATGCCGCCCTCCCCCAGCCTCTTTTGCAGGATCTGGGCAGGGAAACGTCTCTGTTGGAAACGCAACAAAAATTTAGGAGAAGAATATTTTTCCTACGCGGGGGGATGTtggagatatatatatttagaataatccagaaaattagaaatgaacTAAAAGGATAGTAGAATGTGCATTGTGAATTGCTATTAGaaccttacatttttaaaatgtttgtgcaaCAATTCATTATTATATTGTACATTATAACTCCACATTATCTGTCATACTGTTTTGTCTCTCTAGAggaaatcttttgttttattttactgcatctTTACAAACAGATTGTTCACTTAAAACGTCTCCAATGTCCTGAGACACCTGTACATTATGAGACTGCTAATGTTGCATCACCTGTGTGCATGAATGTTCTCTTTGGCAGCATATGAGGAATTCTCTGTCGCTACAATCTGTTGCCAAGAAAATGCATTGTTCACTCCAAAAGTACAATTCCCAGCTATTTCATGGTTTTGCAGACCTAAAGCTTCTTTCGCCAAACATTTCCGTCATAAATGCTGGAAGCCGCCTCTAATCATCGCCTAACAATGTGTGAGTCACAAAGGGAGGTGAAATTATTCTGCTCACTTGTGAGCATTCAGACATGATGGTGGCAGTGCAGGATGTAGGACTGATGTTAGGGCTTCCTATAAAATTTGTGTTGGATGTCTCTCCATATTCTTCACTTCAGATGTGGACCTTAGTCTATTAAGACACAATTGGTTGCTGAAGGCGTggcctggacgcctccctggtgaggtgttcagGGTATGTCCCACCGGGAGGAAACcccagggaagacccaggacacactggagggactctgtctctctgctggcctgggaacgccttgggattccccctgaggagctggaacaagtggccgGGGAGAGgtaagtctgggcctcccttcttaggctgctacccccgtgacccgaccccggataaagcggaggaagatggatggatggatgaggcGTGGACTcttgatgttttaaatattaaacagatcGCTAACGTTTTCCCATGAAGTATTTAGTGTGCTAGTTTGGTACTTTGAAgcctgcgctgtaaacaaccatcctccacaaGGAAGAGAGAAGTGCAAGTCTTTTGAAGCCTCTACTAGGTTACCTGTATTTACTTTTTGGTTGAACAGTGTTTGATGAGACCATTTAGAACCCAACTCTGCTTGAAACTCCTCtacaactttatccctgaccttATTGCTGCTTTCTTGgtcttcattctgctttttatcCCCAAATGTTCTCTGAGAAacttctgaggccttcacaaaaGAGCAACATTCATACAGCATTACACACAGTTTGTGTCTAGTAATGACCAATTCCATGGCCTCCGAGTGCACTTGggtgttttgggttttatttccgGGTGGGAgttttgccattttaaaaaaaatttttttgaatctATAAACCATGCAACCTTTTCTCACCACTTTATAATAGCGTGCcgctttctgtttgtctttaacaTGTCAACCAAATAAAATACTCTCAACGTTTGCAGATGTGAcggaacaaaatgtgaaagattcAAACTGGACGACCGCTTTCGTCAGGCACTGTAACTGTTTTAATATGTAGGCAGAAATAGTCTGCGGTTTTATTTCGTATTTAGGGATTGCCTGCTTTAGCTTGTTAAAGCCTAAAGCAGATGAGAAGCTATTTCTTACTAGGAGCTGCAGCAGTAAGAAATGTACAATTACCAAGCCAGGCAGCACATAATAGACAGAGGAAAGTGACAAATTGGTCTGTGAGGTGTTTCAGTATGTTTGCTTGAGTAATACTAGTAATAACACATGCAGAGAACATACGAGAGAGGCTTTTTGTTTCCTTGCTGAAGCATCCCAAGAGagatagaagaaaaaataacaaatcccCATCATCTTTCCTGCAAGGAACATTCTCACCTCGGTTCATGGACTGATCATTCCATGAAACCAGAGCGAGACGTTGAACTCGTCCACAGTGGGCCTCTTTTCAAAACATGCATAATGACGTTTGATTACACGGAGCTCCTTCGTCTTCCAGGGATACGTTGTTTTCTGAACACTGTGTACCGCTTCTGTCGAGTCTGGCCGCGAATGACTTGGAGCTGCAAGACGAGCAGCTCCCCGAGGAGCAGTTGAGGCAAATAGATTTGCCAAATCGATGTGAACGTCGTGCATCCGAGGGCTCCTGGCGACTGAATGCAAGAGCGCTTCAAACAGGAAAGGGCTTGTAGGTTTTATGgtttcataaaaaatgtgaGAGGGAGGGTGAGTAACACCAGTGACTTTTATCCTCTTAATTCCTCTGTGATGAAGAATGTGACTGTTTGGATGATGTGGAGCGTGCGTTTGTGACTAACCGTGACTGTTCAGGGCCAGGACCACACCTTGATTTCTCtcacatttgctttgttttcttcttcttctcactTTAGTAACACAGGTCACAATGATCTTAAGCCAATCTTGTTGTTTTGacgatttcttttgtttttgattggcAGACTGACGAATGCCATCGCGTTCACTGCAGCTTGAAGAGGGATTTCAATGGATTTCAGAAGCAAACATCGCAGGGCTTTGCGCCCAGATGGTTTGACCCAGATCCCGGACTTTGTTTTTGAATGCTTTAGCCTGTGAGTGATAGAGCTGGAAGATTTACGTAAACAACATCTGTGTGGGCATAGTCTTATCAAAACAGAAGTTATTTTCAATCAGTCAGTTTTTCTCATTGATGGGATGCGAAGGGCAATCTGAGGAGTTGAAGATATCAGGACAAGAAGAGGCGCTATTGtcatttgttcatgttttgtgCTCTATTGATTTTATCTGGTTTTATTGTGCTTtgaattgagtttttaattagctttgtcatttgtttttatgctgttCAGATGTTCAGCACTTTGTTTCAGCTGTGGCTGCTGTTGAAGCTCcacagctgaaataaaattgCTGATGACACGCTTATAATTATGCAGCAGGGAAAATGCCGACTTCTTcttcataaatatatttcaaacacGGTAATTGATTCTATATTTTTGACAAACTCCAGAAAATCAACACACATAAgcgaataataaaaaaataagtccataaattaattattgtgaTTAAATTGAATAGTACAGAGataggcaagaaaaaaaaatactagatAGCCAAGAGTTGTAAAGTATTTAGTAAGCACGcagtgctaatgttagcttagctctaactataaaaatgtttatctatCTAGGTATTCAGTAAATTTCAATAAGCTTTTACAATATCCACTAACTTTAATTACGCTATATCACAAATTACCTAACTTACATAcaagttttttgtattttccttaAACGTAGCCTGTTCGGGATTTGGTgccaatttcatttttaattgctgCCTTAAAAGCATATGGACATAAAACGTATTTTCCCTGCAGTTAATGACGATAACCTGAGGAACCGGGCCAACCAGACCGACGCCATAATTACCATCCACGAGTTTCAGGGTGTAGACTGAAGGCGACAGGCAGGAAGTCGATGATGCAGATAGCATCGGGCTGTAAACACCACCTGCTAGCTTTAttgctccttttttccccctccagcaGTGGCGTTTGGTCCACAAGCTGTTCTGACGATTCGTTGCATAACTTTAATACCCCCCGTCCCCCTCTCTCTTACCCCCGTAATAAATCAGGGTGAGATCATATTGGGAAGGAAGGATGTGATTCCGAATTCCTTCCTAATCTACAGGAAACGACACACCGAGGGAAGCTGTTTGCGAGGGGAAGTCTTTTTGTAAGCAGGAGATTAACAGTACCGAGTCATTCCTGGTGCCGAGTCGTGCCAGCCTCCACCCTCTAATAAAGGATTAACCCTGTGAGCTGCGTGGCCTCACAAAATGTGGAACAACCGGGAAATCTCGCATCTCCTCCATCTAATCGTTTGGAGGTTAAATGAAGACATCGAGACGACCGACGATTAGTCTTTCGACAAGtttattacaaaacataaacattgaTTTCTTCACATAATTACGAAGCAGCTTGACATGTGAGGTCATGATATTTCAAGGGTCAGACATGAGCAAGATgaatcacagtaaaaaaaaaaatttaaaataaaaataaaaaacaatgtccAAACGGGGTCGTGTTTTTAAAGTCCGACGTGCACGAGCCCGTTTGTCAGAGCACCATGTGAATGCAGGATGTAGGACAGTCCAGCAGCAGTAGTATTGATTTCACAAAGTCCACAAGAGCAGCTGAATGTGCCTCGGCTGTCCTTCCTCTTTCAGTGTTCGTGTTGGGTTTCCCGTCATGAAGGCAGGGGGGGAAAATTCCCTGAAATTCAGGTCTGGTCTCTGCGTTTCAGCACGGGTCGACCTGTGGTCAACGGCTCACCACTTCTGCTTCTTCTGATGAGCAccctgctggtgctgctgctgattcACAAACACACGGTCTGACTCAGCAGCTGCCACTTGTTTAGGAATCATTAAACTGAAGATGAGTCATAGGGAAACAAGAGGCATCGCAAACCACAACTTCTCCCCCTGCAGTTTCTTCCTCAAACTTTCCAGCCCTCTGGCCTCCTTCCTGCTTCTCTTCCTCCGTCTTTCTTCGGGGCTTTTACCTGCCCCGGCAGGCACACCGAGTTTGGCCGACAACTCCTTCCGTGGCACCTGTAATCCCTTTGTCCCGGGACTGCTGATGTAGGTCAGCTCAGTGCTTACACGGGAGTTGAGAATCACTCCATTTCAAACAGTCCAACAAGAGGctattttgtctctttctttcagaAAGTAGTAAGTTCAGAAGGCAGGTATGACTTGATTCAGAGACAAAGTGGCCAGGGACTCTCCAGCCCCGACGCGACAGCTGGCCAACGGAGCTTCATACCTTTCCTCCCCGGGCTCTAGCCTCGCCCTCTTGCTGGGAAGGAAGTCGGGCGCCGCCGACGCTTTGCCCCGGCGTTTCCTGGACTGCCTCGCCGGGCTCAGGTTCTCTTTTTCTTCGATAATGTCAAAATCATAGTCATCCACCTTACTGTCCGACTCCTCTGTGGCAGTCTCTGAGGAGTTTCTGTCCGACAGGGGCTCCGGCTGAGGCTCCGGCAGCACCGGGCTGGAGCTGGTTTCCATCGGCTCCTCCGGAACTGACAGCCCTCCGCTCGGCGCCTCGCTCTCCCGGGAGGAGTGGTAGATGTCCCGGGCAGACTTCATGACCAAGGACAGCAGGAGGCTCCGGTGAAGTCTCAGTCCCCCTCTCTGAGTCCGAGAGGCGTACAGCTTACTTATCGACACGGCCAGTATCCGCCTGGCTTCGATGTTGACTTCCATTGCTGTTGTGGCACtcattgttagatttttttgtatatatactCGTAATTACGAACGGTTTGACACTTGTATCAAAGGCAGTGAGATTTGTTTTGCCTCTAAATATCACTTCACTTCTCAGTTTCTAATCTATATCAGTTTGATCTTCTGTTGTTCACCAGTCGGTCTTCTGTTGTGCTCGGAGAAATGAGAGTACGCGAGTAGTAGGGCGGCGTTTTATTAAGTCTATGACGTAAAGTGGACTTCATTCCTCAGTTAGTGACAAGCAGGCGCCTCCCACACCTGCTGTGGCTACACCCCCCAGGCTCACGCAAACATacgcgtacacacacacacacacacacacacacacacacacacacgcacgcacgcacgcacacacacacacacacaccaacttAGACACACCATCTGTTCCGTCTGACGATTTTCTCTCACACTTAATCTGTcattatatagatttttttttgctagaggtgactaatttaattaaattaagtgcGGTTGCATTATCAGCCATCTTTCTCTTCCTACTTCATTTCCTCCCTTCGCGATTTTAAGAAATGGTGAAGATACAGCTTTGTATTGAGAAGATATTAGCCTGTGTTGAAATATTGTACTTAATTCACGCTCTTGACGAAATtactttatattatattatattag
Proteins encoded in this window:
- the ier2b gene encoding immediate early response 2b; the encoded protein is MSATTAMEVNIEARRILAVSISKLYASRTQRGGLRLHRSLLLSLVMKSARDIYHSSRESEAPSGGLSVPEEPMETSSSPVLPEPQPEPLSDRNSSETATEESDSKVDDYDFDIIEEKENLSPARQSRKRRGKASAAPDFLPSKRARLEPGEERYEAPLASCRVGAGESLATLSLNQVIPAF